A single genomic interval of Legionella israelensis harbors:
- a CDS encoding L-threonylcarbamoyladenylate synthase: MSQFFAIHPDNPQARLLRQAVSIIKEGGLIVYPTDSGYALGCALGNKSALERIRKLRQLDKHHNMTLVCRDLSDLGTYARVTNPIFRLLKAFTPGSYTFILKATAEVPRLMLHPKRKTLGLRVPDSVICLALLECLEAPLMSTTLILPGAEAPLSEPEAIKDLLGHQIDLIIDGGNCGHQPTTVVDLTGDYPVIIREGQGDPTPFR; encoded by the coding sequence ATGAGTCAGTTTTTTGCAATACATCCAGATAATCCTCAGGCTCGTCTTCTAAGACAAGCAGTTTCCATAATAAAAGAGGGTGGTTTGATTGTTTATCCTACAGATTCAGGTTATGCACTTGGCTGTGCGCTGGGCAATAAATCGGCATTAGAGCGAATCAGGAAATTGCGACAACTGGATAAGCATCATAATATGACCCTGGTTTGCCGGGATTTGTCAGATTTAGGTACATATGCGCGGGTGACCAATCCAATTTTCCGGCTTCTTAAAGCCTTCACACCCGGTTCATATACATTCATTCTGAAAGCGACTGCTGAGGTGCCTCGCTTGATGCTGCATCCTAAACGAAAAACATTAGGTTTGCGTGTGCCAGACAGTGTGATTTGTCTGGCTTTACTGGAGTGTCTGGAAGCTCCTTTGATGAGCACTACTTTGATTTTACCAGGAGCAGAAGCGCCCTTAAGTGAGCCCGAGGCAATAAAAGATTTGTTGGGTCATCAGATCGATTTAATTATTGATGGTGGAAATTGTGGCCACCAACCCACAACAGTGGTCGATTTAACGGGTGATTATCCGGTCATTATACGAGAAGGTCAGGGCGATCCAACCCCTTTCAGATAA
- a CDS encoding PHP domain-containing protein, giving the protein MIDLHCHSYYSDGINSPNELIEKASVNGVKYLAITDHDTTEGIKPFQQSLIERASDIALIKGIELSVSWKKHVIHILGLHLMNHEKLDDLIYQQNQQRIQRAKEISSALALSGLKDAYRKACEIAGHERVARPHFAQVLINEGMAKDMVSAFKKFLGRGRKAYVPTSWINIKEAVDGILDAGGQAVIAHPLKYGLTRTKLYELITDFKRAGGTGLEVVSGDMTKLKIQETAAICQRFDLLASSGSDYHGEGISRISVGRQQQLPLNCTPIWNEWNF; this is encoded by the coding sequence ATGATTGACCTTCATTGCCACAGTTATTATTCTGACGGAATTAATAGCCCAAACGAACTCATAGAAAAAGCATCAGTAAACGGAGTGAAATATCTAGCAATTACTGATCATGATACGACAGAAGGTATAAAACCCTTTCAGCAATCGCTTATCGAGAGGGCTTCGGATATTGCGTTGATCAAAGGCATTGAATTGAGTGTTAGCTGGAAAAAGCATGTGATTCACATTCTTGGCCTGCATTTAATGAATCATGAAAAACTTGATGATTTAATTTATCAACAAAATCAACAAAGAATACAGCGCGCGAAAGAAATCAGTTCTGCTCTGGCTTTAAGTGGATTGAAAGATGCCTACAGAAAAGCCTGTGAGATTGCAGGACATGAACGTGTCGCACGCCCTCATTTCGCTCAAGTATTGATCAATGAAGGTATGGCTAAAGACATGGTATCGGCTTTTAAAAAATTTTTGGGGAGGGGTCGAAAGGCTTATGTGCCTACTTCCTGGATAAATATTAAGGAAGCGGTTGACGGTATACTTGATGCCGGTGGACAGGCAGTGATAGCGCATCCCTTAAAATATGGTTTAACACGTACTAAATTATATGAGCTGATTACGGATTTTAAAAGGGCGGGAGGAACAGGCCTTGAAGTGGTTTCGGGTGATATGACGAAATTAAAAATACAGGAGACGGCAGCCATCTGCCAGCGTTTTGATTTACTGGCTTCTAGTGGCTCTGATTACCATGGAGAAGGTATCTCACGAATATCTGTTGGAAGACAACAGCAATTACCGCTAAACTGTACACCCATTTGGAATGAGTGGAATTTTTGA
- a CDS encoding PhoH family protein: protein MTRLANLCGEHHQNIKLIEKFFNIKIKLTEHHLVLISDSEQYFTKVKQIFDILYARTDQPVSAYTITSLLSKEKSGSMMQEIKLSRKIIKARNDKQIQYLNGVDKHDIVFAVGPAGTGKTYLAVAKAIEQFEKGEVQRLIFVRPAVEAGEKLGFLPGDMVEKVLPYLRPIYDALYEMIGFKETQKLIQTDVIEVLPLAFMRGRTLNEAFIILDEAQNATISQMKMFLTRIGFGSKTVVTGDMTQIDLPKGTESGLSHAIHLFRSLSEIGIYHFTSREVVRHPLVSRIIDFYENEHGKKNDK from the coding sequence ATGACTCGCCTGGCTAATTTATGTGGGGAGCACCATCAGAATATCAAACTTATTGAAAAATTTTTTAATATAAAAATAAAATTAACCGAACATCACCTCGTTTTAATCAGTGATAGCGAGCAATATTTTACAAAGGTTAAGCAGATATTTGATATTCTCTATGCTCGAACAGATCAGCCTGTCTCAGCATATACAATAACATCGTTATTATCCAAGGAGAAATCAGGCTCAATGATGCAGGAAATAAAACTCAGTCGAAAAATCATCAAAGCAAGAAATGACAAGCAAATCCAGTATCTGAATGGAGTGGATAAACATGACATTGTGTTTGCTGTCGGACCAGCCGGCACTGGAAAAACATATCTTGCAGTAGCCAAAGCCATTGAACAATTTGAAAAAGGTGAAGTTCAGCGATTAATCTTTGTAAGACCGGCTGTGGAGGCAGGAGAAAAGCTTGGTTTCCTTCCTGGAGACATGGTGGAAAAAGTCCTTCCTTACCTCAGACCAATTTATGATGCTTTGTATGAAATGATAGGTTTTAAAGAAACACAAAAACTAATCCAGACGGACGTTATTGAAGTTCTTCCTTTAGCCTTTATGAGAGGTCGTACATTGAACGAAGCCTTTATTATATTGGATGAAGCTCAGAATGCCACCATTTCTCAAATGAAAATGTTTCTTACTCGTATAGGCTTTGGTTCTAAAACAGTCGTTACCGGTGATATGACACAGATTGATTTGCCTAAAGGCACTGAATCCGGTCTGTCTCATGCCATTCATCTTTTTCGCTCACTGAGTGAGATTGGCATATACCACTTCACCAGTCGGGAGGTAGTCAGGCATCCTCTGGTATCACGCATTATAGATTTTTATGAAAATGAACACGGAAAAAAGAATGACAAATAG
- the ybeY gene encoding rRNA maturation RNase YbeY, producing MTNSYHIDIQKATEKNPPISENNLTRWAKLALRDHIKIAELTIRLVDKEEITTLNRTYRKKDKATNVLAFPADVPKNIELDYPLLGDVIICPQVLEEESQKLDTSLIQHWAHIVIHGVLHLLGYDHMIETDAVKMQSIEVRLLNELGYNNPYENENDNHE from the coding sequence ATGACAAATAGTTATCATATTGATATTCAAAAAGCCACAGAAAAAAATCCCCCTATATCTGAAAATAATTTGACCAGATGGGCTAAGCTTGCCTTGCGAGATCATATCAAAATCGCTGAACTGACTATTCGGCTTGTCGATAAAGAAGAAATAACCACTCTGAATCGAACCTATCGAAAAAAAGATAAAGCCACGAACGTGCTCGCTTTTCCTGCTGATGTCCCGAAAAATATTGAATTAGACTATCCTCTGTTAGGAGATGTTATCATTTGCCCACAGGTATTAGAGGAAGAAAGTCAAAAACTGGATACTTCATTAATTCAGCATTGGGCACATATTGTGATTCACGGTGTCTTACATTTATTAGGTTATGATCACATGATTGAAACAGATGCAGTAAAAATGCAATCCATTGAGGTGAGACTGCTTAATGAATTAGGCTACAATAATCCTTATGAAAATGAGAATGATAACCATGAATAA
- a CDS encoding HlyC/CorC family transporter, whose product MNKDDESGSWFSRLKQFLQGEPQNQEDLVSLLRDANLRSLINSETLAMLEGAILFSQMRVRDIMVPKKQMTCINQNDTLEDVIKVVTESGHSRFPVTADYGDEIVGILHAKDLLRFQQNSSEEFDLLDISRQVMFVPESKRLDSLLSEFRSTKNHMAIVVDEYGAVAGFVTIEDIIEQIIGDIEDEFDIDEEAYIKTHGNWHYIIKAHTPIEEFNEQLMADFSDETYDTIGGIVMASFGYLPKRGESTHIGGFEFKIINADARRIKLLECIDKRAVTHSGTQG is encoded by the coding sequence ATGAATAAAGATGACGAAAGTGGTTCGTGGTTTTCCCGTTTAAAGCAATTTCTTCAAGGAGAACCACAGAATCAAGAGGATTTGGTTAGTTTATTACGCGATGCAAATCTCAGATCACTGATCAATTCTGAAACCCTGGCCATGCTTGAAGGGGCTATATTGTTTTCACAAATGCGTGTGCGAGACATTATGGTTCCCAAGAAACAAATGACTTGTATTAATCAAAATGATACGCTTGAAGATGTGATAAAAGTGGTCACTGAATCAGGACATTCCCGTTTTCCTGTCACAGCTGATTATGGCGATGAAATTGTAGGCATATTGCATGCTAAGGATTTGCTTCGTTTTCAGCAAAACAGCAGCGAAGAATTTGATCTTTTAGATATCAGCCGTCAGGTAATGTTTGTTCCTGAAAGCAAACGATTGGACAGCTTACTCAGTGAATTCCGCTCTACCAAAAATCATATGGCTATTGTCGTTGACGAATACGGCGCCGTTGCAGGTTTTGTAACTATAGAGGATATTATTGAACAGATTATTGGCGATATTGAAGATGAATTTGATATTGATGAAGAAGCGTATATCAAAACTCATGGTAACTGGCATTATATCATTAAGGCTCACACTCCTATTGAAGAATTTAATGAGCAGTTGATGGCTGATTTCAGTGATGAAACTTATGATACAATTGGTGGCATTGTGATGGCAAGTTTTGGGTATTTGCCTAAACGCGGAGAAAGCACTCATATCGGAGGATTTGAATTTAAAATTATTAATGCCGATGCCAGACGAATTAAATTGCTTGAATGTATTGATAAACGAGCAGTAACTCATTCTGGCACTCAAGGATAA
- the cpxR gene encoding two-component system response regulator CpxR: MNNNILIIDDDYELTDLLTQYLEPEGFSVVCVHDGESGVKKALNQDFDAIVLDVMLPKLNGFEVLKAIREHLETPVLMLTARGDDIDKIVGLEIGADDYLPKPCNPRELVARLKAILRRTQKAPVHRPIIEQNNIIVDCSKRLATAHGSPLELTNAEFNILEMLIKSPGQAFSKEELTEYALGRKYTAYDRSIDVHISNLRNKLGDNQRGEPLIKTVRGFGYMFNA, encoded by the coding sequence ATGAACAACAATATACTCATTATTGATGATGATTATGAACTGACTGACTTACTCACTCAGTATCTGGAGCCTGAGGGGTTTTCCGTGGTATGTGTTCATGATGGAGAAAGTGGAGTAAAAAAAGCTTTGAACCAGGATTTTGATGCCATAGTGCTTGATGTTATGTTGCCAAAACTTAATGGCTTTGAAGTATTAAAGGCCATACGTGAACATTTGGAAACTCCAGTATTAATGCTGACAGCTCGAGGAGATGATATCGATAAAATCGTAGGGCTGGAAATCGGTGCTGATGATTACTTGCCCAAACCATGCAATCCTCGTGAGTTAGTAGCCCGACTTAAAGCCATATTAAGAAGAACACAAAAAGCACCGGTACACCGCCCCATTATTGAACAGAACAATATTATCGTTGACTGTTCAAAACGACTGGCGACAGCTCATGGAAGTCCACTTGAACTAACCAATGCCGAATTCAATATTCTTGAGATGTTAATAAAATCACCTGGCCAGGCTTTTTCTAAAGAGGAATTAACCGAGTACGCCCTGGGAAGGAAATACACGGCCTACGATCGCAGCATTGACGTTCATATCAGTAACCTGCGAAATAAACTGGGCGATAATCAACGAGGTGAACCGTTGATCAAGACTGTTCGTGGATTCGGATACATGTTTAATGCGTAG
- the cpxA gene encoding two-component system sensor histidine kinase CpxA gives MRSLYWKIFLSFWLATILIIITTAWFTGQIAKKSSLPVREQLFMDSYANAAVATFESGKRKALIQWLQQIGLSRHMNMFLISSTGEIIGSGEIPPSVRSVSENLILDQLNEGIFKTGNLIVSHEILSTSGKAYRLAAVTEKPISHFVEIPWAGLTIRVVIAIFFSGLICYLLSLYLTQPLRSLRIAAKSIATGKLNTRVGKFIGHHKDEIAALSREFDRMAEQLETIVNSKQRLLQDISHELRSPLARLNIAIELAKNKTGGLAETEFSRMETESYRLNALIGEILEFARLDKSTTVLHLTLVDLPELLKSIIQDANYEFADKNERIKAGQIQSCQLYLDKKLIHRAIENILRNALRYSDKPVILSLEYDDEKKNVLIKIKDRGPGVPEDQLTRIFNPFYRVDTSREKKTGGYGLGLAIASQAIKLHQGKITAENRKKGGLLVCISLPVK, from the coding sequence ATGCGTAGTTTGTATTGGAAAATATTTCTTTCTTTTTGGCTGGCAACAATACTGATCATCATAACTACTGCATGGTTCACAGGACAAATTGCCAAAAAATCATCCCTCCCGGTCCGTGAACAGCTTTTTATGGACAGCTATGCAAATGCAGCTGTTGCCACCTTTGAATCAGGGAAAAGAAAGGCTTTAATACAGTGGCTTCAGCAGATTGGTCTATCGCGCCATATGAATATGTTTTTAATTTCCAGCACTGGAGAAATCATTGGAAGTGGGGAAATACCGCCATCTGTTCGAAGCGTATCGGAAAATTTAATCCTTGATCAATTAAATGAAGGTATTTTTAAGACTGGAAATCTTATCGTCAGCCATGAAATTTTATCTACCTCAGGTAAGGCTTATCGCCTTGCTGCAGTCACAGAAAAGCCCATTTCACATTTTGTTGAAATTCCCTGGGCAGGATTAACGATTCGCGTGGTTATTGCTATTTTTTTCAGTGGTCTGATTTGTTATCTGCTCTCTCTCTATTTAACCCAACCCCTCCGGTCATTACGAATTGCAGCAAAATCAATTGCCACTGGAAAGCTTAATACACGTGTTGGCAAGTTTATAGGTCATCATAAAGATGAAATTGCCGCATTGAGCCGCGAGTTTGATCGTATGGCCGAACAACTGGAGACAATCGTCAATTCCAAACAACGATTGTTACAGGATATCTCTCATGAATTGCGCTCACCCTTGGCACGACTTAATATTGCTATCGAGCTTGCTAAAAATAAAACAGGAGGTCTTGCTGAAACTGAATTTTCTCGCATGGAAACAGAGTCTTATCGTTTAAATGCGCTTATTGGAGAAATTCTTGAATTTGCTCGTTTGGATAAATCAACAACCGTGCTTCATTTAACTCTTGTCGATCTTCCTGAGCTTCTTAAAAGCATTATTCAAGATGCAAATTACGAGTTTGCTGACAAAAATGAAAGAATTAAAGCCGGGCAAATTCAATCATGTCAGCTTTATCTTGATAAAAAACTAATACATCGAGCTATAGAGAATATTCTGAGAAATGCACTGCGTTACTCAGACAAGCCCGTCATATTATCTTTGGAATACGATGATGAAAAGAAAAATGTTTTAATAAAAATTAAAGATCGTGGCCCTGGCGTTCCGGAAGATCAATTGACCAGGATATTTAATCCCTTCTACAGGGTAGATACCTCACGAGAAAAAAAAACCGGTGGTTACGGCTTGGGACTTGCTATCGCCTCTCAAGCCATAAAACTACATCAGGGAAAAATTACGGCTGAAAACCGTAAAAAAGGTGGATTATTGGTTTGCATTAGTTTGCCGGTAAAATAA
- the cdd gene encoding cytidine deaminase: protein MNEKINEMISIAHEALKNSYAPYSNFHVASCIMSENGQIFTGVNVENGAHSMAICAESSAICQMIAAGQQKIKDLVVLASSEQLCPPCGACRQRIQEFSTDETRVYMCNKDGIINVLTINELLPLAFCFNPYSGNI, encoded by the coding sequence GTGAATGAAAAGATAAATGAAATGATAAGTATCGCTCATGAAGCGTTAAAGAACTCTTATGCCCCCTACTCAAATTTTCATGTCGCTTCCTGTATAATGAGCGAAAATGGTCAAATCTTTACAGGTGTTAACGTGGAAAATGGCGCTCATTCCATGGCGATTTGTGCAGAATCTTCTGCCATTTGTCAAATGATCGCTGCAGGACAACAAAAAATTAAAGATCTTGTCGTTCTGGCTAGTTCTGAACAATTATGTCCTCCCTGCGGTGCCTGCAGGCAACGAATCCAGGAATTCTCTACTGATGAAACCCGAGTATATATGTGTAATAAGGATGGAATTATTAATGTATTAACTATCAATGAATTATTACCTCTGGCTTTTTGTTTTAATCCTTATTCAGGAAATATCTAA
- a CDS encoding purine-nucleoside phosphorylase, translating to MTNKSNAHLATEYIAQLYPSFKPTVGIVLGSGLGSFADALEDKVFISYEELPGFPKVTVHGHGGNLILGHLGGVSVACLQGRAHSYEGSNHDCVKTYIRTLKLLGCRFFIATNAAGSLREDVGPGELMLITDHINLQPGNPLVGPNDEEFGPRFLPLDNAYDHSMQETLLATAYKNNISLNQGVYISVLGPNYETAAEIKAFRILGADAVGMSTVPEVLVANHCGMKVAVISIITNYATGLANNSHSHEAVVMMASQAAEKLVTLLKHYIEDLL from the coding sequence ATGACGAATAAATCTAACGCCCACCTGGCTACAGAATACATTGCACAGCTTTATCCTTCTTTTAAACCTACTGTCGGCATTGTCCTTGGATCAGGACTTGGAAGCTTTGCTGATGCGTTGGAAGATAAAGTATTTATCAGTTATGAAGAATTACCGGGTTTTCCTAAAGTAACTGTTCATGGTCATGGAGGAAATCTGATTTTAGGCCATCTGGGTGGCGTCAGTGTCGCGTGTTTACAAGGACGTGCGCACAGTTATGAAGGCTCCAATCATGATTGTGTAAAAACCTATATAAGAACATTAAAATTATTAGGATGTCGCTTTTTTATCGCAACTAACGCTGCCGGTTCGCTTCGAGAGGATGTAGGGCCCGGTGAATTAATGCTTATTACCGATCATATTAATTTACAGCCTGGTAATCCACTGGTTGGTCCTAATGATGAGGAATTTGGCCCCCGCTTTCTTCCTTTAGACAATGCCTATGATCATTCAATGCAGGAGACACTCCTGGCTACAGCTTATAAAAATAACATTAGCCTGAACCAAGGCGTTTATATTTCTGTCCTTGGACCCAACTATGAAACTGCCGCAGAAATAAAAGCCTTTCGAATACTTGGTGCAGATGCTGTTGGCATGTCCACTGTTCCTGAAGTGTTAGTAGCTAATCACTGCGGGATGAAGGTGGCCGTTATCTCTATAATTACTAATTATGCAACGGGGCTAGCCAATAACAGCCATAGCCATGAAGCCGTCGTAATGATGGCCTCTCAAGCGGCCGAAAAACTGGTTACATTGCTAAAACATTATATTGAAGACTTGTTATGA
- the deoC gene encoding deoxyribose-phosphate aldolase produces MSVISHFNLLLADVCSNIPYPSSAYSRLIKTLDLTLLDKKANPEQLDHLFQNALSNEVAAVCVYPEHIPQDWPFSKLKKATVINFPEGQNSLAQSLRELDEALRRQADEIDYVFSYSAYQKGAYSASLSTCEKIIQKCKEHQLTVKVILETGALDSIDSVYQLSREVISLGCDFIKTSTGKINQGASLSAAFAILCSIIDSNRTCGLKISGGIRTVQQASNYMHLAEKMLAKPIEPQWFRIGSSCLLTG; encoded by the coding sequence ATGAGTGTTATTTCTCATTTTAATCTGCTGTTGGCTGATGTTTGCTCAAATATACCATATCCATCATCAGCCTATTCGCGATTAATAAAAACTCTTGATCTCACCTTATTGGACAAGAAAGCCAATCCTGAACAATTAGATCATTTATTTCAAAATGCATTGAGCAATGAAGTCGCTGCCGTTTGTGTCTATCCTGAGCATATTCCTCAGGACTGGCCTTTTTCAAAACTAAAAAAAGCCACAGTAATAAATTTTCCGGAAGGTCAAAATAGCCTGGCTCAAAGCCTGCGAGAGCTGGATGAAGCTTTGAGAAGACAAGCCGATGAAATTGATTATGTTTTTTCTTACTCAGCTTACCAAAAAGGAGCTTATAGCGCATCATTATCCACTTGTGAAAAAATCATTCAGAAGTGCAAAGAGCATCAATTGACGGTAAAAGTTATTTTGGAAACAGGCGCCTTGGATTCCATTGACTCTGTCTACCAGCTTAGTCGTGAGGTTATTTCCTTAGGATGTGATTTTATAAAGACATCTACTGGAAAAATTAATCAAGGTGCCAGTCTTTCCGCTGCCTTTGCCATACTTTGCAGCATCATTGATTCCAATCGTACCTGCGGCCTAAAGATATCAGGAGGCATTAGAACGGTACAGCAGGCCTCTAATTACATGCATCTCGCCGAAAAAATGCTCGCTAAACCAATAGAACCGCAATGGTTTCGCATAGGCTCCAGTTGCTTATTAACCGGATGA
- the ubiA gene encoding 4-hydroxybenzoate octaprenyltransferase encodes MNLASYIHLMRFNKPIGIFLLWFPTAWALWATRHGIPSIKLLLLFFIGTVLMRAAGCVINDIADREIDRYVSRTATRPLTSGRISLKEALLILALLLMTALVILFMLPPICFYYAVFAVLVTFIYPFCKRYIQAPQAVLGIAFSMGIPMAVAASEMNLSGSFFILMMINFLWIVSYDTIYAMADKADDLLIGVKSTAIFFGDYDRFIIALLQISFHFLWLMWGTVNEMSLLFYVFWVFAGYLLYYQQRLIKQRHPEECFKAFMSNGYYGLIMWLALIFGF; translated from the coding sequence ATGAATTTGGCCTCCTATATTCATTTAATGCGTTTCAATAAACCAATTGGTATTTTTTTGCTTTGGTTTCCTACTGCATGGGCGCTATGGGCAACACGGCATGGCATCCCTTCAATAAAATTGCTGCTGCTGTTTTTTATAGGCACGGTTTTAATGCGTGCGGCGGGTTGTGTCATCAACGATATTGCTGATAGAGAAATTGACAGATATGTATCAAGAACAGCTACCAGGCCTTTAACCTCGGGGCGAATATCCTTGAAAGAAGCTTTATTGATATTAGCTTTGCTTCTGATGACTGCCTTAGTCATTCTTTTTATGTTGCCTCCAATCTGTTTTTATTATGCTGTTTTTGCGGTTTTGGTTACTTTTATTTATCCTTTCTGTAAAAGATATATACAAGCTCCGCAAGCTGTATTGGGAATCGCCTTTTCCATGGGGATACCGATGGCAGTAGCAGCTTCTGAGATGAATTTAAGCGGTTCATTTTTTATATTAATGATGATTAATTTTTTATGGATTGTATCTTATGACACAATATATGCGATGGCTGATAAAGCTGATGATCTGCTTATTGGAGTAAAATCAACCGCTATTTTTTTTGGTGATTATGATCGATTTATCATTGCCTTGTTACAAATCAGTTTTCATTTTTTATGGTTGATGTGGGGCACTGTAAATGAGATGTCGTTATTGTTTTATGTATTTTGGGTATTTGCAGGATACCTGCTTTATTATCAGCAGCGTTTGATTAAGCAACGTCATCCTGAGGAATGTTTTAAGGCTTTTATGAGCAATGGCTATTATGGATTAATCATGTGGCTGGCTTTGATATTTGGTTTTTAA
- a CDS encoding chorismate--pyruvate lyase family protein: MSINQDSLLITHVQLEAKLAPWLLHQGSLTEKLKHHTGQADLAVLAMGWRLPAWWDQFVLNIRYQPVYHREILMYSQAMPYWYARTIIPEQCYFLEPHFFNRLQHESLANLIFDEPKVERIQFFHYPIGVNCIETYWLPETLSLNIHDTFWVRLAHFSFMQQASFFLCEILFTENIRQIK; encoded by the coding sequence ATGTCGATTAATCAAGATAGTTTATTAATAACTCATGTTCAACTCGAGGCGAAGTTAGCTCCCTGGCTTCTGCATCAAGGGTCTTTGACCGAAAAATTAAAGCATCATACGGGGCAAGCGGATTTGGCTGTACTGGCAATGGGGTGGCGCCTTCCTGCATGGTGGGACCAATTTGTTTTAAATATACGGTATCAACCCGTCTACCATCGTGAAATTCTCATGTATTCTCAGGCAATGCCTTACTGGTATGCCCGTACAATTATTCCTGAGCAGTGTTATTTCCTTGAACCACATTTTTTTAACAGACTTCAGCATGAGTCATTAGCAAATTTAATTTTTGACGAGCCAAAAGTTGAGCGCATTCAGTTTTTCCACTATCCGATAGGAGTAAACTGTATTGAAACATATTGGTTACCAGAAACACTGTCTTTGAATATTCATGATACTTTTTGGGTACGCTTGGCTCATTTTTCCTTTATGCAGCAAGCCAGCTTTTTTTTATGTGAAATATTGTTTACTGAAAATATAAGGCAAATAAAATGA
- a CDS encoding GspH/FimT family pseudopilin — MEKDKSQGFTLVEFMVTLAVSALLIFVAIPGFYGMMQNNKVVSMTNKLSATFNYARTEAIKRSVTVAVCSTADDSFTACGTATDWAKGWIVFIDADGNNDIDAATDLLRVQQPLPEGTSVAADRNLVTYNSTGFVTNNSFTLSLSATGCYGDNARVINITPSGRLSISYTSC, encoded by the coding sequence ATGGAGAAGGACAAGAGCCAGGGATTTACCTTGGTGGAGTTTATGGTCACGCTGGCGGTGTCTGCATTGTTGATATTTGTAGCTATACCCGGATTTTATGGTATGATGCAGAATAATAAAGTCGTTTCCATGACCAATAAATTATCAGCAACCTTTAATTATGCGCGAACAGAAGCCATCAAACGAAGTGTGACGGTGGCTGTCTGCTCAACAGCCGATGATTCTTTTACTGCTTGTGGTACGGCAACAGACTGGGCTAAGGGGTGGATCGTTTTTATAGATGCCGATGGCAATAACGATATTGATGCTGCGACCGATCTTTTAAGGGTTCAGCAGCCACTACCAGAAGGTACCAGCGTGGCTGCAGATAGAAATCTTGTAACTTATAACAGCACAGGTTTTGTAACTAATAACTCGTTTACCTTATCTCTTTCTGCAACAGGTTGCTATGGGGACAATGCTCGCGTAATTAATATAACTCCTAGCGGCAGGTTAAGCATCAGTTACACATCTTGTTGA
- a CDS encoding GspH/FimT family pseudopilin, with protein MQTLKDELKIALHYARMQSFIIGKTLYLENISGNNDWSCGMVLYEVNSNGSKIPLHKWQWNHPHWQIYWSGFSSRNSIPFSPHPHFAAMNGQFRIINARTQQQTTLVINRLGRIKESTE; from the coding sequence TTGCAAACTTTAAAAGATGAATTGAAAATAGCATTGCATTATGCACGTATGCAGTCATTTATAATTGGAAAAACGTTGTATTTAGAAAATATAAGCGGAAATAATGATTGGTCTTGTGGTATGGTGCTTTATGAAGTAAACAGTAATGGCTCCAAAATTCCTTTGCATAAATGGCAATGGAATCATCCGCATTGGCAGATTTACTGGTCAGGATTTTCCTCCAGAAACTCAATTCCTTTTTCTCCTCATCCGCATTTTGCGGCGATGAATGGCCAATTCAGAATTATCAACGCGCGAACACAGCAACAAACAACACTTGTTATTAATCGATTAGGACGCATTAAAGAATCGACAGAATAG